From Excalfactoria chinensis isolate bCotChi1 chromosome 4, bCotChi1.hap2, whole genome shotgun sequence, one genomic window encodes:
- the CCNI gene encoding cyclin-I, with the protein MKFSGPVESQRLSLLLEMAISREAQMWKAHVPKIQPNQDVAISPKQRDEVIQWLAKLKYQFHLYPETLALAISLLDRFLAVVKARPKYLNCIAISCFFLAAKTIEEDERIPVLKVLARDSFCGCSPAEIRRMEKIILDKLNWDLHMATPLDFLHIFHAVAVSNRPQLLSILPKLSPSQHVAALTKQLLHCMACYQLLQFKGSMLALAIVSLELEKLLPDWLALIIELLQKAQMDSAQLIHCRELVAHHLSTLQSSLLPNPVYVYSPLQHTLVTCNRGAFKCQPSSVPGPGFSKDNGRPEVPVTATAALYQRLPAPSGCKQASAKRKVEEMEVDDFYDGIKRLYNEDAAPEVVALENMGSVCGADVSRQEGNVSPCPPLQPVSVM; encoded by the exons GATGTCGCCATTTCTCCAAAGCAGAGGGATGAGGTCATTCAGTGGCTGGCCAAGCTCAAATACCAGTTCCACCTTTATCCAGAAACACTCGCCCTGGCCATCAGCCTTTTGGACAGGTTTTTAGCTGTGGTAAAg GCCCGTCCAAAATATTTGAACTGTATTGCAATCAGCTGCTTCTTCCTTGCTGCAAAGACCATTGAGGAAGATGAG AGGATTCCAGTACTGAAGGTGTTGGCTCGGGATAGCTTTTGTGGTTGTTCTCCAGCTGAAATTCGCAGAATGGAGAAGATTATCCTGGATAAACTGAACTGGGATCTTCACATGGCAACGCCACTGGATTTCCTTCACATT TTCCACGCAGTCGCAGTGTCCAACAGGCCTCAGCTCCTGTCCATCCTACCCAAGCTGAGCCCCTCTCAGCACGTGGCGGCACTCaccaagcagctgctgcactgcatgGCCTGTTaccagctgctgcagttcaaGGGCTCCATGCTGGCGCTGGCTATCGTCAGCCTGGAGCTGGAGAAGCTGCTCCCCGACTGGCTGGCTCTCATCATCGAGCTGCTCCAGAAGGCACAG ATGGACAGTGCGCAGCTGATCCACTGCCGGGAGCTCGTGGCACATCACCTTTCCACTCTGCAGTCTTCTCTGCTGCCCAATCCTGTATATGTCTACAGTCCCCTCCAGCATACCCTGGTGACCTGTAACAGAGGAGCGTTCAAATGCCAGCCCTCCTCTGTCCCAGGGCCAGGTTTCTCCAAGGACAACGGCAGGCCAGAAGTGCCGGTCACAGCTACAGCCGCGCTCTACCAGCGTCTGCCAGCTCCCAGCGGTTGCAAGCAAGCCTCTGCCAAGCGCAAAGTGGAAGAGATGGAAGTGGATGACTTCTACGACGGTATCAAGCGTCTCTACAACGAAGACGCTGCTCCAGAGGTAGTGGCTCTTGAGAACATGGGCTCTGTTTGCGGCGCTGACGTCTCGAGGCAGGAGGGCAACGTTTCCCCTTGTCCGCCTTTACAGCCAGTGTCTGTCATGTAG